In the Cololabis saira isolate AMF1-May2022 chromosome 7, fColSai1.1, whole genome shotgun sequence genome, one interval contains:
- the LOC133447696 gene encoding zinc finger protein OZF-like, with product MRRHGDHEYAAVPSDSNCESKLTRTHTGKNAFSCSTCRKEFSTSRILMDHMKIHTDERPYLCNTCGKSFSKSSTLKSHITTHTGEKPYICKTCGKSYRLRSNLVVHSRIHTGERPYLCNTCNKTFTQLSGLKQHITTHTGEKPYICKTCGKSYRLRSQLVSHSRIHTGERPYVCNTCGKTFTESSHLKQHITTHTGEKPYICKTCGKSYKLRSHLVIHSRIHTGERPYVCNTCGKTFTVSSSLKQHITTHTGEKPYICKTCGNSYRLRSHLVIHSRIHTGERPYVCNTCGKTFTASSHLKRHITTHTGEKRYLCKTCNKGFSRRIDLLSHMKSHQEEKSGDS from the coding sequence atgagacgacacggtgaccacgaatatgccgctgtcccgtcagacagcaactgtgaatcaaagctgaccaggacccacacggggaagaacgcgttttcttgcagcacttgcaggaaagagttcagtacaAGTCgtattttaatggatcacatgaagatccacactgacgaaaggccgtacctgtgcaacacctgcggaaaatcgtttagTAAATCATCAactcttaaaagccacataaccacacacacgggcgagaagccctacatctgcaaaacctgtggaaagagttacaggctacgttccaacctggtggttcactcaAGGATCCACACCGGGGAAAgaccgtacctgtgcaacacctgcaacaaaaccTTTACTCAATTATCAGGTCTTAAAcagcacataaccacgcacacgggcgagaagccctacatctgcaaaacatgtggtaagagttacaggctacgttcccaACTGGTGagtcactcgaggatccacaccggcgaaaggccgtacgtgtgcaacacctgcggaaaaacctttactgaatcatcacatcttaaacagcacataaccacgcacacgggcgagaagccctacatctgcaaaacatgtggaaagagttacaAGCTACGTTCccacctggtgattcactcgaggatccacaccggcgaaaggccgtacgtgtgcaacacctgcggaaaaacctttactgtaTCATCATCTCTTAAAcagcacataaccacacacacgggcgagaagccctacatctgcaaaacatgtggaaatagttacaggctacgttcccacctggtgattcactcgagaatccacaccggcgaaaggccgtacgtgtgcaacacctgcggaaaaacctttaccgcatcatcacatcttaaacggcacataaccacgcacacgggcgagaagcggtatttgtgcaagacgtgcaacaaaggttttagccgcagaattgatttgctgagtcacatgaaaagtcaccaggaggagaagtctggtgactcgtga